A stretch of Saccharothrix texasensis DNA encodes these proteins:
- a CDS encoding NADH-quinone oxidoreductase subunit G, with translation MTVEATAPEQKAELVVPEGHVKLVIDGVEVVAPKGELLIRTAERLGTVIPRFCDHPLLEPAGACRQCLVEVEMGGRPMPKPQASCTMTVADGMVVKTQLTSPVADKAQQGVMELLLINHPLDCPICDKGGECPLQNQALAHGRSDSRFHEHKRTFPKPIPISTQVLLDRERCVLCQRCTRFSAQIAGDPFIELLERGSQQQIGVAQEKPFQSYFSGNTIQICPVGALTSAAYRFRARPFDLMSTPGVCEHCSSGCSTRTDWRRGKVQRRLAGDAPEVNEEWTCDKGRFAFNYATAGDRVRRPLVRDKASGELRESSWTEALQYAAEGLAKARAGKGVGVLAGGRLTVEDAYAYSKFARIALRTNDVDFRARAHSAEELEFLTGAVLGTNPDNGGVTYAGIESAPAALLVAFEPEEESPIVFLRLRKAARTNRTKVYHLGQYTTPAVEKTNGVLLACVPGSEPSAINALPEHAADVVEELAKPGSVILVGERAAEVPGLFSAVAALAERTGAKLAWIPRRAGERGALEAGLLPTLLPGGRLVGDEAARAEVEQAWGLEPGALPAKAGRDTDGILTAAASGGLDALVVGGVDPFDLPDPALAERALDFAGFVVSLELRHSAVTAHADVVLPVAPAVEKAGSYLNWEGRPRPFSTTIEGTGALSDGRVLDTLAVEMDADLFTQTPAAAAADLARLGSAPVTASAPTVPAPLLTQPKAGEAVLATWRRLLDNGSLQDDEPNLAGTARPVVAKLSVATAAHLGVELGGEITVSTDRGEVVLPVEAADLPDGVVWLPGNSGAVTVRRNLAAGHGSVVAVSRFVTGSAEKIASPAGGKA, from the coding sequence ATGACGGTCGAAGCCACTGCCCCTGAACAGAAGGCCGAGCTGGTGGTCCCCGAGGGCCACGTGAAGCTCGTCATCGACGGCGTGGAGGTCGTCGCGCCCAAGGGCGAGCTGCTGATCCGCACCGCGGAGCGGCTCGGCACCGTCATCCCGCGCTTCTGCGACCACCCGCTGCTGGAGCCCGCGGGCGCCTGCCGGCAGTGCCTGGTCGAGGTGGAGATGGGCGGCCGGCCGATGCCGAAGCCGCAGGCCTCCTGCACGATGACGGTCGCCGACGGCATGGTCGTCAAGACGCAGCTGACCTCGCCGGTGGCCGACAAGGCGCAGCAGGGCGTGATGGAGCTGCTGCTCATCAACCACCCGCTGGACTGCCCGATCTGCGACAAGGGCGGCGAGTGCCCGCTGCAGAACCAGGCGCTGGCGCACGGCCGCTCGGACTCGCGGTTCCACGAGCACAAGCGGACGTTCCCGAAGCCGATCCCGATCTCGACGCAGGTCCTGCTGGACCGCGAGCGGTGCGTGCTGTGCCAGCGCTGCACGCGGTTCTCCGCGCAGATCGCCGGCGACCCGTTCATCGAGCTGCTGGAGCGCGGCTCGCAGCAGCAGATCGGTGTCGCGCAGGAGAAGCCGTTCCAGTCCTACTTCTCCGGCAACACGATCCAGATCTGCCCGGTGGGCGCGCTGACCAGCGCCGCGTACCGGTTCCGCGCCCGGCCGTTCGACCTGATGTCCACGCCGGGCGTGTGCGAGCACTGCTCGTCGGGCTGCTCGACGCGCACCGACTGGCGGCGCGGCAAGGTGCAGCGCCGGCTGGCGGGCGACGCGCCCGAGGTCAACGAGGAGTGGACCTGCGACAAGGGCCGCTTCGCGTTCAACTACGCCACCGCGGGCGACCGCGTCCGCCGCCCGCTGGTGCGCGACAAGGCCAGCGGCGAGCTGCGCGAGTCGTCCTGGACCGAGGCGCTGCAGTACGCCGCCGAGGGCCTGGCGAAGGCGCGTGCCGGCAAGGGCGTCGGCGTGCTGGCCGGCGGTCGCCTCACCGTCGAGGACGCCTACGCGTACTCGAAGTTCGCCCGGATCGCGTTGCGCACCAACGACGTCGACTTCCGCGCCCGCGCCCACTCGGCGGAGGAGCTGGAGTTCCTGACCGGCGCGGTCCTCGGCACGAACCCCGACAACGGCGGCGTCACCTACGCGGGCATCGAGTCCGCGCCGGCCGCGCTGCTGGTCGCGTTCGAGCCGGAGGAGGAGTCGCCGATCGTGTTCCTGCGGCTGCGCAAGGCGGCCCGCACGAACCGGACGAAGGTCTACCACCTGGGCCAGTACACGACGCCCGCGGTGGAGAAGACGAACGGCGTGCTGCTCGCGTGCGTGCCCGGCAGCGAGCCGTCGGCGATCAACGCGCTGCCCGAGCACGCCGCCGACGTGGTCGAGGAGCTGGCGAAGCCGGGTTCGGTGATCCTGGTCGGCGAGCGCGCCGCCGAGGTGCCGGGCCTGTTCTCCGCGGTGGCCGCGCTGGCGGAGCGGACCGGCGCGAAGCTCGCCTGGATCCCGCGCCGCGCCGGTGAGCGCGGCGCGCTGGAGGCAGGTCTGCTGCCGACGTTGCTGCCGGGCGGTCGCCTGGTCGGCGACGAGGCGGCCCGCGCCGAGGTCGAGCAGGCGTGGGGCCTGGAGCCGGGCGCGCTGCCCGCGAAGGCCGGCCGCGACACCGACGGCATCCTGACCGCCGCCGCGAGCGGTGGGCTGGACGCGCTGGTCGTCGGCGGTGTCGACCCGTTCGACCTGCCGGACCCGGCGCTGGCCGAGCGCGCGTTGGACTTCGCCGGTTTCGTGGTCAGCCTGGAGCTGCGGCACAGCGCGGTCACCGCGCACGCCGACGTGGTCCTCCCGGTCGCGCCCGCGGTGGAGAAGGCGGGCAGCTACCTGAACTGGGAAGGCCGCCCGCGCCCCTTCAGCACCACGATCGAGGGCACCGGCGCGCTGTCGGACGGCCGGGTGCTCGACACGCTCGCCGTGGAGATGGACGCGGACCTGTTCACGCAGACCCCGGCCGCCGCCGCGGCGGACCTGGCGAGGCTGGGCTCCGCCCCGGTGACGGCGTCCGCGCCGACCGTGCCCGCGCCGCTCCTCACGCAGCCCAAGGCCGGCGAGGCCGTGCTCGCGACCTGGCGCAGGCTCCTGGACAACGGGTCGTTGCAGGACGACGAGCCGAACCTGGCGGGCACCGCGCGCCCGGTGGTGGCCAAGCTGTCGGTCGCCACCGCCGCGCACCTGGGTGTCGAACTCGGTGGCGAGATCACCGTCTCCACCGATCGGGGCGAGGTGGTGCTGCCGGTCGAGGCGGCCGACCTGCCCGACGGCGTCGTGTGGCTGCCCGGCAACTCGGGTGCGGTCACCGTGCGGCGCAACCTCGCCGCCGGCCACGGCTCAGTGGTGGCCGTCTCTCGGTTCGTCACGGGCTCCGCCGAGAAGATCGCGTCGCCCGCTGGAGGCAAGGCATGA
- the nuoH gene encoding NADH-quinone oxidoreductase subunit NuoH, which produces MSTAELLADDPFWLIVVKVVGIFAFLVVMTLFMINWERKVVARMQQRPGPNRVGPNGWLQSLADGLKLAFKEDIRPVLADKWVFFLAPVISCIPAFVAFSVIPLGGEVSIFGERTALQLVDLPVGVLVVLACSSLGVYGIVLSGWASGSPYPLLGALRSAAQVISYEIAMGLSIVAVVMHSHSLSTADIVDAQSGGWYFYLLPVSFLIYVTSMVGETNRAPFDLPEAESELVGGFHTEYSSLKFALFFLAEYVNMVTVSALATTLFLGGWRFPFVGDDHLLNSGWFGLLWFVVKTLGFLFLFIWLRGTLPRLRYDQFMRLGWKFLVPIALVWFVAVAVARYLRQEWEANSGLDTSTALIVIGGFLAAVLLIAFLLPDKREPHDPDAVPVTGGGYPVPPLDLKVPQSPPRRQVRVAELPGAENQTQEPAAVPAASHKEASDGRV; this is translated from the coding sequence ATGAGCACCGCGGAACTCCTCGCCGACGATCCGTTCTGGCTGATCGTCGTCAAGGTCGTCGGCATCTTCGCGTTCCTCGTGGTCATGACGCTGTTCATGATCAACTGGGAGCGCAAGGTCGTGGCCCGGATGCAGCAGCGCCCCGGGCCCAACCGGGTCGGCCCGAACGGCTGGCTCCAGTCGCTCGCCGACGGCCTGAAGCTCGCGTTCAAGGAGGACATCCGCCCGGTCCTGGCCGACAAGTGGGTGTTCTTCCTCGCGCCGGTGATCTCCTGCATCCCCGCGTTCGTCGCCTTCTCGGTGATCCCGCTGGGCGGCGAGGTCTCCATCTTCGGCGAGCGCACCGCGTTGCAGCTGGTCGACCTGCCGGTCGGCGTGCTGGTCGTGCTGGCCTGCTCCTCGCTCGGCGTCTACGGCATCGTGCTGTCGGGCTGGGCGTCCGGCTCGCCGTACCCGCTGCTGGGCGCGCTGCGCTCGGCCGCGCAGGTGATCTCCTACGAGATCGCGATGGGCCTGTCGATCGTCGCGGTCGTCATGCACTCGCACTCGCTGTCCACCGCCGACATCGTCGACGCGCAGAGCGGCGGCTGGTACTTCTACCTGCTGCCGGTCAGCTTCCTGATCTACGTCACGTCGATGGTCGGCGAGACCAACCGCGCGCCGTTCGACCTCCCCGAGGCCGAGTCGGAGCTGGTCGGCGGCTTCCACACCGAGTACAGCTCGCTGAAGTTCGCGCTGTTCTTCCTCGCCGAGTACGTCAACATGGTGACCGTCTCCGCGCTGGCCACCACGCTGTTCCTGGGCGGCTGGCGGTTCCCGTTCGTCGGGGACGACCACCTGCTCAACAGCGGCTGGTTCGGCCTGCTGTGGTTCGTGGTCAAGACGCTCGGCTTCCTGTTCCTGTTCATCTGGCTGCGCGGCACGCTGCCCCGCCTGCGCTACGACCAGTTCATGCGGCTGGGCTGGAAGTTCCTGGTCCCGATCGCCCTGGTCTGGTTCGTCGCGGTGGCGGTCGCCCGCTACCTGCGCCAGGAGTGGGAGGCCAACAGCGGCCTGGACACCAGCACGGCGCTGATCGTGATCGGCGGTTTCCTCGCCGCGGTGCTGCTGATCGCGTTCCTGCTGCCCGACAAGCGGGAACCGCACGACCCCGACGCCGTGCCGGTCACCGGTGGCGGCTACCCGGTGCCGCCGCTGGACCTGAAGGTCCCGCAGTCGCCACCCCGCAGGCAGGTGCGGGTGGCCGAGCTGCCCGGCGCCGAGAACCAGACGCAGGAACCGGCCGCGGTACCCGCAGCTTCACACAAGGAGGCCAGCGATGGGCGTGTTTGA
- the nuoI gene encoding NADH-quinone oxidoreductase subunit NuoI produces the protein MGVFDPVKGFGVTFGTMFKKVVTEEYPEVKKVTAPRFHGRHQLNRHPDGLEKCVGCELCAWACPADAIFVEGGDNTEDERYSPGERYGKDYQINYLRCIGCGLCIEACPTRSLTMTNSYELADDDRQKLIFTKEDLLAPLLSGMEQPPHPMRLGENEQDYYVDGPRLAREAGVPAGATVETGPEEAGK, from the coding sequence ATGGGCGTGTTTGATCCCGTCAAGGGCTTCGGCGTCACCTTCGGCACGATGTTCAAGAAGGTCGTCACCGAGGAGTACCCCGAGGTCAAGAAGGTCACCGCGCCGCGGTTCCACGGCCGCCACCAGCTCAACCGGCACCCGGACGGGCTGGAGAAGTGCGTCGGCTGCGAGCTGTGCGCGTGGGCGTGCCCGGCGGACGCGATCTTCGTCGAGGGCGGCGACAACACCGAGGACGAGCGCTACTCGCCCGGTGAGCGCTACGGCAAGGACTACCAGATCAACTACCTGCGGTGCATCGGCTGCGGCCTGTGCATCGAGGCCTGCCCGACCCGCTCGCTCACCATGACCAACTCCTACGAGCTGGCCGACGACGACCGCCAGAAGCTGATCTTCACCAAGGAGGACCTGCTCGCGCCCCTGCTGTCCGGCATGGAGCAGCCGCCGCACCCCATGCGGCTGGGCGAGAACGAGCAGGACTACTACGTGGACGGCCCGAGGTTGGCGCGCGAGGCGGGCGTGCCCGCCGGCGCGACCGTGGAGACCGGGCCCGAGGAGGCGGGGAAGTGA
- a CDS encoding NADH-quinone oxidoreductase subunit J, translated as MSLSFLLQQPDEVQRVVDTVTTGEAVAFWVLGPLALAGALGMLFARNAVHSALWLVLTMLSLGVLYMVQQAPFLGFVQIIVYTGAIMMLFLFVLMLVGRDSSDSVVEVLRGQRLAAAVIGVGFAGLVVASVARALTDVEPVGLAAQNTQNGGNVANIGEALFTDYLFPFELTSALLITAAVGAMVLAFTSRTGKDAKKTQKQLVEERFRGDRPGSLPGPGVFATANSVATPALLPDGSVAAESLSELIETTAKETLEDDVAEVSGSGHQADAHALKGESS; from the coding sequence GTGAGCCTCTCGTTCCTGCTCCAGCAGCCCGACGAGGTGCAGCGGGTGGTCGACACCGTCACCACCGGCGAGGCGGTCGCGTTCTGGGTCCTCGGCCCGCTGGCCCTCGCCGGCGCGCTGGGCATGCTCTTCGCGCGCAACGCCGTGCACTCGGCGCTGTGGCTGGTGCTCACCATGCTCAGCCTCGGCGTGCTCTACATGGTCCAGCAGGCGCCGTTCCTCGGCTTCGTGCAGATCATCGTCTACACCGGCGCGATCATGATGCTGTTCCTGTTCGTGCTGATGCTGGTCGGCCGGGACAGCTCCGACTCGGTCGTCGAGGTGCTGCGCGGGCAGCGGCTCGCGGCGGCGGTCATCGGCGTCGGCTTCGCCGGCCTCGTGGTCGCCTCGGTCGCCCGCGCGCTGACCGACGTCGAACCGGTCGGCCTGGCCGCGCAGAACACGCAGAACGGCGGCAACGTCGCCAACATCGGCGAGGCGCTGTTCACCGACTACCTGTTCCCGTTCGAGCTGACGTCGGCGCTGCTGATCACCGCGGCGGTCGGGGCCATGGTGCTCGCGTTCACCTCGCGCACCGGCAAGGACGCGAAGAAGACCCAGAAGCAGCTGGTCGAGGAGCGCTTCCGCGGCGACCGCCCCGGCTCGCTGCCCGGCCCCGGCGTGTTCGCCACCGCCAACTCGGTGGCCACGCCCGCCCTGCTGCCGGACGGCTCGGTCGCCGCCGAGTCCCTGTCCGAGCTGATCGAGACGACCGCCAAGGAAACTCTCGAGGACGACGTCGCGGAGGTGTCCGGCAGCGGGCACCAGGCCGACGCGCACGCGCTCAAGGGAGAGTCGTCGTGA
- the nuoK gene encoding NADH-quinone oxidoreductase subunit NuoK: MTPTYYLLLSALLFSLGAVGVLVRRNAIVVFMCVELMLNAVNLSLVTFARINGGLDGQVMAFFVMVVAAAEVVVGLTIIMAIFKTRRSASVDDSNLLKY, from the coding sequence GTGACCCCTACGTACTACCTGCTGCTGTCCGCGCTGCTGTTCAGCCTCGGCGCGGTCGGCGTTCTGGTGCGGCGCAACGCCATCGTGGTGTTCATGTGCGTCGAGCTCATGCTCAACGCGGTGAACCTCAGCCTGGTCACGTTCGCCCGGATCAACGGCGGGCTCGACGGCCAGGTGATGGCGTTCTTCGTGATGGTCGTCGCGGCGGCCGAGGTCGTGGTCGGTCTGACGATCATCATGGCGATCTTCAAGACCCGTCGCTCGGCCTCGGTCGACGACTCCAACCTGCTGAAGTACTGA
- the nuoL gene encoding NADH-quinone oxidoreductase subunit L, giving the protein MTETVAASGIGSLAWLLLALPAFGALVLLLGGKRTDKWGHLLGCATVIAAFAYGVALFFDTLGLDPEQRSTEVHLFDWIPVGALDVEFGLRLDPLSLTFVLLITGVGSLIHIYSIGYMAHEAGRRKFFGYLNLFVAAMLLLVLGNGFVTLYFGWEGVGLASYLLIGWYQHKPEAASAAKKAFLMNRVGDLGLAIAIFIMFKTLGTTQYTEVFARVGEFSSAEVLAITLLLLLGACGKSGQFPLQAWLPDAMAGPTPVSALIHAATMVTAGVYLIARSNPIYNLSADGRLVVMIIGGVTLLIGCVIGCAYDDFKKVLAYSTVSQIGYMILAVGLGPIGYALGIMHLLTHGFFKAGLFLGAGSVMHGMNDEGNIRRMGGLMKKMPITFVTWTLGYLALIGFPFLSGYFSKDAIIAAAFSMEGWRGWVFGGVAALGAALTAFYMTRLFVLVFLGKPRYTELKSADGRDYHPHESPVSMTLPMIVLAVGSVGAGWFFSSGHNLAGWLTPSLGELQEQHGVLDHGVVNILVLALSALGAALGFLLFLRREQPVERPARVSFPVRAARADLYGNALNEALFARPGTWLTRALVFVDNKGVDGLVNGSAALLGGSSGRLRRLQTGFVRSYALSMLLGAVFVLGALLMVRFS; this is encoded by the coding sequence GTGACGGAAACTGTTGCCGCCAGCGGGATCGGCAGTCTCGCCTGGTTGTTGCTAGCCCTGCCGGCCTTCGGCGCGCTCGTGCTGCTGTTGGGTGGCAAGCGCACCGACAAGTGGGGCCACCTGCTGGGCTGCGCCACCGTGATCGCCGCGTTCGCGTACGGGGTCGCGCTGTTCTTCGACACGCTCGGCCTGGACCCGGAGCAGCGCAGCACCGAGGTGCACCTGTTCGACTGGATCCCGGTCGGCGCGCTGGACGTGGAGTTCGGGCTGCGCCTCGACCCGCTGTCGCTGACGTTCGTGCTGCTGATCACCGGTGTCGGGTCGCTGATCCACATCTACTCGATCGGCTACATGGCGCACGAGGCCGGGCGGCGGAAGTTCTTCGGCTACCTGAACCTCTTCGTCGCCGCGATGCTGCTGCTGGTGCTCGGCAACGGCTTCGTGACGCTGTACTTCGGCTGGGAGGGCGTCGGCCTCGCGTCGTACCTGCTCATCGGCTGGTACCAGCACAAGCCGGAGGCCGCGTCGGCCGCGAAGAAGGCGTTCCTGATGAACCGGGTCGGCGACCTGGGTCTGGCGATCGCCATCTTCATCATGTTCAAGACGCTGGGCACGACCCAGTACACCGAGGTGTTCGCCCGGGTCGGGGAGTTCTCCTCGGCCGAGGTGCTGGCGATCACCTTGCTGCTGCTGCTCGGCGCGTGCGGCAAGTCGGGCCAGTTCCCGCTGCAGGCGTGGTTGCCGGACGCGATGGCGGGCCCCACGCCGGTCTCCGCCCTCATCCACGCGGCCACGATGGTCACCGCGGGCGTGTACCTGATCGCCCGCTCGAACCCGATCTACAACCTCTCGGCCGACGGCCGCCTGGTCGTGATGATCATCGGTGGCGTGACGCTGCTGATCGGGTGCGTCATCGGCTGCGCGTACGACGACTTCAAGAAGGTGCTGGCCTACTCGACGGTCAGCCAGATCGGCTACATGATCCTGGCCGTCGGCCTCGGCCCCATCGGCTACGCGCTGGGCATCATGCACCTGCTCACGCACGGCTTCTTCAAGGCCGGGCTCTTCCTCGGCGCCGGTTCGGTCATGCACGGCATGAACGACGAGGGCAACATCCGCCGCATGGGCGGGCTGATGAAGAAGATGCCGATCACCTTCGTCACCTGGACGCTCGGCTACCTGGCGCTCATCGGCTTCCCGTTCCTGTCCGGCTACTTCTCCAAGGACGCCATCATCGCGGCGGCGTTCAGCATGGAGGGGTGGCGCGGCTGGGTCTTCGGCGGCGTGGCCGCCCTCGGCGCGGCCCTGACCGCGTTCTACATGACCCGCCTGTTCGTCCTGGTGTTCCTGGGCAAGCCCCGCTACACCGAGCTGAAGTCGGCCGACGGCCGCGACTACCACCCGCACGAGTCGCCGGTGAGCATGACGCTGCCGATGATCGTGCTGGCGGTCGGCTCGGTCGGCGCGGGCTGGTTCTTCTCCTCCGGCCACAACCTGGCCGGCTGGCTCACCCCGTCGCTGGGCGAGCTGCAGGAGCAGCACGGCGTGCTGGACCACGGCGTGGTCAACATCCTGGTGCTGGCCCTGTCGGCGCTCGGCGCCGCGCTCGGCTTCCTGCTCTTCCTGCGCCGTGAGCAGCCGGTGGAACGGCCGGCACGGGTGTCGTTCCCGGTCCGCGCCGCGCGCGCCGACCTGTACGGCAACGCGCTCAACGAAGCGCTGTTCGCGCGGCCGGGCACCTGGCTCACCCGCGCGCTGGTGTTCGTGGACAACAAGGGCGTCGACGGCCTGGTGAACGGGTCGGCGGCGCTGCTCGGCGGTAGCTCGGGCCGGCTGCGCAGGCTGCAGACCGGGTTCGTGCGCTCGTACGCGCTCTCCATGCTCCTGGGTGCGGTCTTCGTCCTGGGCGCGCTGCTGATGGTGAGGTTCTCGTGA
- a CDS encoding NADH-quinone oxidoreductase subunit M, whose amino-acid sequence MSWTLIALLLLPLVGSLVVAFLRGNDRLAKTVALAFSLAELVLAVLAWTAFDPGGDRLQLTSSAEWIPAFGVHLSFGVDGIALVMIALIAFLVPVVIGGSWADKLPEGRSAGGFFALLLAMQTGMVGVFAATDVFVFYVFFEAVLVPMYFLIGRFGGPNRQYAAMKFFLYSLLGGLIMLASVIGLYVVSADKIGQGTLDWATLVTITRDLPLSTQIWLFLGFFVAFAIKAPLVPLHTWLPDAGAEAPVGAGVLLVGILDKIGTFGFLRYCLPLFPAASKELAPLVLVLAVVGILYGSLLAVGQSDLKRFVAYTSIAHFGFIALGIFAFSSQAGTGAVLYMVNHGISTGMLFLVVGMVMARGGSRLIEDYGGMAKLTPVLGGLFFVAGLSSLALPGTNSFVSEFLVLIGSYPNEPVYTILAAVGMVLAALYVLWLYQRVFQGPVRGTAMLNLVGGPGAAVDPEKAAVPDLNKRELAVLAPLVALILVLGFYPKPVLDVITPSVGATLSEVGVADPVAQEGK is encoded by the coding sequence GTGAGCTGGACGCTGATCGCGCTGCTCCTGCTGCCGCTCGTCGGCAGCCTGGTGGTGGCGTTCCTGCGGGGCAACGACCGGTTGGCCAAGACGGTCGCGCTGGCGTTCTCGCTGGCGGAGCTGGTGCTGGCGGTGCTGGCGTGGACGGCGTTCGACCCGGGCGGCGACCGGCTGCAGCTGACCAGCTCGGCCGAGTGGATCCCGGCCTTCGGCGTGCACCTGTCGTTCGGCGTGGACGGCATCGCGCTGGTGATGATCGCGCTGATCGCCTTCCTGGTGCCGGTCGTCATCGGCGGTTCGTGGGCGGACAAGCTGCCCGAGGGCCGCAGCGCCGGCGGGTTCTTCGCGCTGCTGCTGGCCATGCAGACCGGCATGGTCGGCGTCTTCGCGGCCACCGACGTGTTCGTGTTCTACGTCTTCTTCGAGGCCGTGCTCGTCCCGATGTACTTCCTGATCGGCCGCTTCGGCGGGCCGAACCGGCAGTACGCGGCGATGAAGTTCTTCCTGTACTCGCTGCTCGGCGGCCTGATCATGCTGGCCTCGGTGATCGGCCTGTACGTGGTCAGCGCGGACAAGATCGGCCAGGGCACGCTCGACTGGGCCACGCTGGTCACGATCACCCGCGACCTGCCGCTGTCCACCCAGATCTGGCTGTTCCTCGGCTTCTTCGTCGCGTTCGCGATCAAGGCGCCGCTGGTGCCGCTGCACACCTGGCTGCCCGACGCCGGCGCCGAGGCGCCCGTCGGCGCGGGCGTGCTGCTGGTCGGCATCCTGGACAAGATCGGCACGTTCGGGTTCCTGCGCTACTGCCTGCCGCTGTTCCCGGCGGCCAGCAAGGAGCTCGCGCCGCTGGTCTTGGTCCTGGCCGTGGTCGGCATCCTGTACGGCTCGCTGCTCGCGGTCGGCCAGTCCGACCTGAAGCGGTTCGTCGCCTACACCTCGATCGCGCACTTCGGCTTCATCGCGCTGGGCATCTTCGCGTTCAGCTCGCAGGCCGGCACCGGCGCGGTGCTCTACATGGTCAACCACGGCATCTCGACCGGCATGTTGTTCCTGGTCGTCGGCATGGTGATGGCCCGCGGCGGGTCGCGACTGATCGAGGACTACGGCGGCATGGCCAAGCTGACCCCCGTGCTCGGCGGGCTGTTCTTCGTGGCCGGCCTCTCGTCGCTGGCGCTGCCGGGCACCAACTCGTTCGTGAGCGAGTTCCTGGTGCTCATCGGCTCCTACCCGAACGAGCCGGTCTACACGATCCTGGCCGCCGTCGGCATGGTCCTGGCCGCGCTGTACGTCCTGTGGCTGTACCAGCGGGTGTTCCAGGGTCCGGTGCGCGGCACCGCGATGCTGAACCTCGTCGGCGGCCCGGGTGCGGCCGTCGACCCGGAGAAGGCCGCCGTGCCCGACCTGAACAAGCGCGAACTGGCCGTGCTCGCGCCGCTGGTGGCACTGATCCTGGTGCTCGGCTTCTACCCGAAGCCGGTGTTGGACGTGATCACCCCGTCCGTCGGGGCGACGCTCAGCGAGGTCGGGGTGGCCGACCCGGTCGCGCAGGAAGGCAAGTGA
- the nuoN gene encoding NADH-quinone oxidoreductase subunit NuoN produces the protein MTTFLSQVERLQAPEIDYGAVAPLLIVLGAACLSVLFEAFLPKAQRWAAQVVLTLLTLAAAGAGLVLHASAESTLEQGKLTLSGTIAVDRPVIFLWGTLLLLGLGAVLLIADRSVEPGGAFVADASILPGSPVGVREQLRRREMQTEVFPLTLFALGGMMTFVAANDLLTMFIALEVLSLPLYLMCGLARRRRLLSQEAAVKYFLLGAFASAFFLYGVALLYGFAGSVKLSDIATATTANDRSDTLLYAGFGLLIVGLLFKASVGPFHAWTPDVYQGAPTPVTAFMAACTKVAAFGGILRVLYGAFERSSWEWNGVLWGVAIASMLIGAVLGLTQTDVKRMIAYSSVAHAGFLLIGVISLNDQGLSGTMFYLMAYGFTTIAAFGIVSLVRNGDGEATHLSQWAGLAKRSPVVAGVFTFLLLALAGLPLTSGFVGKFVVFAAAVEAEMVPLVVIALVASAVAAFFYLRVIVLMYFSEPAADGPTVSVPGAFTTVAITLGAAITLVLGVYPSFALDWAGAGAFIF, from the coding sequence GTGACGACGTTCCTCTCGCAAGTGGAGCGGCTGCAAGCCCCGGAGATCGACTACGGGGCCGTCGCACCGTTGCTGATCGTCCTCGGCGCGGCCTGCCTCAGCGTGCTCTTCGAGGCGTTCCTGCCCAAGGCGCAGCGGTGGGCGGCGCAGGTCGTGCTGACCCTGCTCACCCTCGCCGCCGCAGGCGCCGGGCTGGTGTTGCACGCGTCCGCCGAGAGCACCCTCGAACAGGGCAAGCTGACCCTCTCGGGCACGATCGCGGTCGACCGCCCGGTGATCTTCCTGTGGGGCACGCTGCTGCTGCTCGGTCTCGGCGCCGTGCTGCTCATCGCGGACCGGTCGGTCGAGCCGGGCGGCGCGTTCGTCGCGGACGCCTCGATCCTGCCCGGCTCGCCGGTGGGGGTGCGCGAGCAGCTGCGCCGCCGGGAGATGCAGACCGAGGTGTTCCCGCTGACGCTGTTCGCGCTCGGCGGGATGATGACCTTCGTCGCGGCGAACGACCTGCTCACCATGTTCATCGCGCTGGAAGTGCTGTCGCTGCCGCTGTACCTGATGTGCGGCCTGGCCCGCCGTCGCCGCCTGCTGTCGCAGGAGGCCGCGGTGAAGTACTTCCTGCTCGGCGCGTTCGCGTCGGCGTTCTTCCTCTACGGCGTGGCCCTGCTGTACGGCTTCGCGGGCTCCGTGAAGCTGTCCGACATCGCCACCGCGACCACGGCCAACGACCGGTCCGACACGCTGCTCTACGCGGGCTTCGGCCTGCTCATCGTCGGCCTGCTGTTCAAGGCCTCGGTCGGCCCGTTCCACGCCTGGACCCCGGACGTCTACCAGGGCGCGCCGACCCCGGTCACGGCGTTCATGGCGGCGTGCACGAAGGTCGCCGCGTTCGGCGGCATCCTGCGCGTGCTCTACGGCGCGTTCGAGCGGTCGAGCTGGGAGTGGAACGGCGTGCTGTGGGGCGTGGCCATCGCGTCCATGCTGATCGGCGCGGTCCTCGGCCTCACCCAGACCGACGTGAAGCGGATGATCGCGTACTCGTCGGTGGCGCACGCGGGCTTCCTGCTCATCGGCGTGATCTCGCTGAACGACCAGGGCCTGTCCGGCACGATGTTCTACCTGATGGCGTACGGCTTCACCACGATCGCCGCGTTCGGCATCGTCAGCCTCGTGCGCAACGGCGACGGCGAGGCCACCCACCTGTCCCAGTGGGCGGGTCTGGCCAAGCGGTCGCCGGTCGTGGCGGGCGTGTTCACGTTCCTGCTGCTCGCGCTGGCCGGTCTGCCGCTGACCAGCGGTTTCGTCGGCAAGTTCGTGGTGTTCGCGGCGGCCGTGGAGGCCGAGATGGTGCCGCTGGTGGTGATCGCCCTGGTGGCCTCGGCCGTGGCGGCGTTCTTCTACCTGCGGGTGATCGTGCTGATGTACTTCAGCGAGCCGGCGGCGGACGGCCCGACGGTGAGCGTGCCCGGCGCGTTCACGACCGTGGCCATCACCCTGGGTGCGGCGATCACGCTCGTGCTCGGCGTGTACCCGTCGTTCGCCCTCGATTGGGCGGGTGCCGGCGCGTTCATCTTCTAG